One window from the genome of Leuconostoc suionicum encodes:
- the gap gene encoding type I glyceraldehyde-3-phosphate dehydrogenase codes for MTVKIGINGFGRIGRLAFRRILELSDKASDIEVVAINDLTSPDMLAYLLKYDSIHGTLNADVSSDDTGIIVNGKHYAVYSERNAADLKWVANDGVDYVLEATGFYTSAEKSQAHLDAGAKKVLVSAPAGAVPTVVYGVNQDILTADDKIVSAGSCTTQSLAPIANVLEQEFGVKTGLMLTVHAYTASQSLQDGPKSAKFAKRQANRDAASNSLPHSSGAAKAIGMVVPSLDGKLTGSAIRVPVPDGSITELTAVLKKDVTVEEVNAAMKKYESDSFGYNGDGLVSTDIINDTHGTVFDPTQTEVVAGEGQQLVKVAAWYDNEYGFTSNMIRTLLHFATL; via the coding sequence ATGACTGTTAAGATTGGTATTAACGGATTTGGACGTATTGGTCGTTTGGCCTTCCGTCGTATTCTTGAATTGTCAGACAAGGCTTCAGATATTGAAGTTGTTGCCATCAACGATTTGACAAGCCCAGATATGTTGGCATACTTGCTTAAGTATGATTCAATTCATGGTACTTTGAATGCGGATGTTTCATCTGACGATACAGGTATTATTGTTAATGGTAAGCACTATGCTGTTTACTCAGAACGTAACGCTGCTGACTTGAAGTGGGTTGCTAACGATGGTGTTGATTACGTATTGGAAGCTACTGGTTTCTATACATCAGCAGAAAAGTCACAAGCTCACTTGGATGCAGGTGCTAAGAAGGTGTTGGTTTCAGCTCCAGCCGGTGCAGTTCCTACAGTTGTCTACGGTGTTAACCAAGACATCTTGACTGCAGATGACAAGATTGTTTCTGCTGGTTCATGCACAACGCAATCATTGGCTCCAATCGCTAACGTATTGGAACAAGAATTCGGTGTTAAGACTGGTTTGATGTTGACAGTCCACGCTTACACAGCTTCACAAAGCTTGCAAGATGGTCCTAAGTCAGCTAAGTTTGCAAAGCGTCAAGCTAATCGTGACGCAGCTTCAAACTCATTGCCACACTCATCTGGTGCTGCCAAGGCTATCGGAATGGTTGTTCCTTCATTGGATGGTAAGTTGACTGGTTCAGCTATCCGTGTTCCTGTTCCTGATGGTTCAATTACTGAATTGACTGCAGTCTTGAAGAAGGACGTTACAGTTGAAGAAGTTAATGCAGCTATGAAGAAGTACGAATCAGATTCATTTGGTTACAATGGTGACGGCTTGGTATCTACTGATATCATCAACGACACACATGGTACTGTCTTCGATCCAACACAAACTGAAGTTGTTGCTGGTGAAGGACAACAATTGGTTAAAGTTGCTGCATGGTACGACAACGAATACGGTTTCACTTCAAACATGATCCGTACATTGTTGCACTTCGCTACTTTGTAA
- a CDS encoding nitronate monooxygenase yields MTVKTMNPIFEKLGMKYPIVEGGMTWAGTGALAAAISEAGGLGFIGTGYWHGDDVRKEIRRAKALTDKPFGVNVMLLSRHIREVFDVIIEEKVAVVATGAGDPSPFLDELHAAGIIVMPVVPSVSLARMMEKKGVDAVIAEGMESGGHIGMLTTMTLVPQVADAVNIPVIAAGGIGDGRGVAAAFMLGAAGAQMGTRFLTATESEVHPNFKAKILKAKDIDTIVTGNLLGNRARVLKNKMAKSFVKNEVNELQKEKPDAAAIEKLESGTLRRAVQEGDKEGGAFMAGQISGLIKDEKPAADILSDIWAQATDLMGIENTTL; encoded by the coding sequence ATGACAGTTAAAACAATGAACCCTATTTTTGAAAAATTAGGCATGAAATACCCAATTGTTGAAGGTGGGATGACATGGGCTGGAACAGGTGCGTTGGCAGCTGCTATTTCAGAGGCTGGTGGACTTGGCTTTATCGGCACAGGTTATTGGCATGGTGATGACGTTCGTAAAGAAATCAGACGTGCAAAAGCTCTGACAGATAAGCCTTTTGGCGTTAACGTAATGTTATTAAGTCGTCATATTCGAGAAGTTTTTGATGTCATTATCGAAGAAAAAGTTGCTGTAGTTGCAACTGGAGCAGGAGATCCATCGCCATTTTTGGATGAGTTACATGCTGCTGGTATTATAGTAATGCCTGTCGTTCCCTCAGTTTCATTAGCACGTATGATGGAAAAGAAAGGGGTTGACGCGGTTATTGCTGAAGGCATGGAATCAGGTGGGCATATTGGTATGCTGACTACGATGACATTAGTACCACAAGTGGCTGATGCCGTTAATATTCCAGTAATTGCTGCTGGTGGTATTGGTGATGGACGTGGTGTTGCCGCTGCGTTTATGCTTGGTGCGGCTGGTGCACAAATGGGTACAAGGTTCTTAACAGCAACTGAATCGGAAGTTCATCCAAATTTCAAAGCAAAGATACTTAAAGCAAAAGATATTGATACGATTGTCACAGGTAATTTATTGGGTAATCGTGCCCGTGTTTTGAAAAATAAAATGGCAAAGTCATTTGTTAAAAACGAAGTAAACGAATTACAAAAAGAAAAGCCAGACGCTGCAGCCATTGAAAAACTTGAATCTGGTACACTACGTCGTGCTGTTCAAGAAGGTGATAAAGAAGGCGGTGCCTTCATGGCCGGTCAAATTTCTGGTTTGATTAAGGATGAAAAGCCTGCAGCTGATATTTTATCCGACATTTGGGCGCAAGCTACCGATTTAATGGGTATTGAAAACACAACATTGTAA
- a CDS encoding beta-ketoacyl-ACP reductase, whose product MADFTDKTVLVTGSSRGIGLAIAKAFDAAGANVILHARSEISPETLAEFKSEPKTLQFDIADPEAAESSLKALYKQESFSGIDILINNAGITKDQLAIAMTPADFAQVVNVNLNGTFNVTQPVFKKMIRQKHGAIINLASVVGLMGNMGQANYSASKAGLVGLTKTLAKEGARRHIRVNAIAPGMIVSDMTGALPEKTQEEILKNIPLSRFGEASEIADVALFLAGNDYITGQTITVDGGLYI is encoded by the coding sequence ATGGCAGATTTTACAGATAAAACTGTTTTAGTAACAGGCTCATCACGTGGTATAGGGCTTGCAATTGCAAAGGCATTTGATGCTGCAGGAGCAAACGTCATTTTACATGCACGTTCAGAAATTAGTCCTGAAACTTTAGCAGAGTTTAAGTCAGAACCAAAAACATTACAGTTTGATATCGCTGATCCAGAAGCAGCGGAATCCAGTCTAAAAGCATTATACAAGCAAGAAAGCTTTTCAGGTATTGACATATTAATCAACAATGCTGGTATTACAAAGGATCAGCTAGCCATTGCGATGACACCAGCAGATTTTGCACAAGTTGTTAACGTAAACTTAAACGGTACCTTTAATGTGACACAGCCTGTATTTAAAAAGATGATTCGACAAAAGCATGGTGCGATTATTAATCTAGCCTCTGTTGTTGGATTAATGGGTAACATGGGTCAAGCGAATTATTCTGCATCAAAAGCTGGTTTGGTCGGCTTGACAAAGACTCTGGCTAAGGAAGGTGCACGTCGCCACATTCGAGTAAATGCGATTGCCCCTGGTATGATTGTTTCAGATATGACTGGTGCTTTGCCAGAAAAGACACAGGAAGAAATTCTAAAAAATATTCCATTATCTCGTTTTGGTGAAGCTTCGGAAATTGCAGATGTAGCATTATTCTTGGCAGGTAATGATTATATTACAGGTCAAACAATCACAGTTGATGGTGGGTTATACATTTAA
- a CDS encoding acyl carrier protein codes for MTDAEIFDKTKEILVDQFDLEEDEVSLTTDLTNDIDADSLDLFEVLNRVEDDFDIKLAVAEDIKTVQDLVNKIKEQLAA; via the coding sequence ATGACAGACGCAGAAATTTTTGACAAGACAAAAGAAATTTTGGTTGATCAATTTGATTTAGAAGAAGATGAAGTTTCATTAACAACAGATTTAACAAATGATATTGATGCTGATTCATTGGACTTGTTTGAAGTTTTGAACCGTGTTGAAGACGATTTTGATATTAAGTTGGCTGTTGCTGAAGATATCAAGACTGTTCAAGACTTGGTTAATAAGATTAAAGAACAATTAGCAGCGTAA
- the fabZ gene encoding 3-hydroxyacyl-ACP dehydratase FabZ, producing MSILNTQQIQEILPHRYPMLMLDTVEELVPGERAVAIKNISINEEIFQGHFPGNPTFPGALTVEALAQTGAVALLSMPEFKGKTAYFGGIKKARYRRMVRPGDQLRLEVTLDRLRGPIGTGKGIVWVGDKKATTAELTFIIGD from the coding sequence ATGTCGATTCTAAATACACAACAAATTCAAGAAATATTACCTCACCGTTATCCAATGCTTATGTTAGATACAGTGGAAGAGTTAGTACCGGGTGAGAGAGCAGTAGCAATTAAAAATATTAGTATCAATGAAGAAATTTTCCAAGGACATTTCCCTGGAAATCCAACTTTCCCAGGTGCTTTGACTGTCGAGGCATTAGCTCAAACTGGTGCGGTTGCATTGTTATCTATGCCTGAATTTAAGGGTAAGACGGCTTACTTCGGGGGCATTAAAAAGGCTCGTTATCGTAGAATGGTTCGCCCAGGAGATCAACTACGTTTAGAAGTTACTTTGGATCGTTTACGCGGACCAATTGGTACTGGTAAGGGTATTGTTTGGGTTGGTGACAAAAAAGCGACAACAGCAGAATTGACGTTTATTATTGGAGACTAA
- a CDS encoding beta-ketoacyl-ACP synthase III has translation MEQLKIVASARQIPGRQVTNQELSTMMETDDEWIYTRTGIHQRNVVTTENTSDLATEVAKKILAKSGVSPESIDFIIVSTMSPDSLSPSTAAIVQANIGATNAFAFDLSAACSGFVYGLSVASSLLMSRYQRGLIIGAEVLSKLVDWKDRTTAVLFGDGAAGVLVERTQDNVGLLGEELRTFGAKGDNLVAGRFANTNPFSENISPLDPYFHQNGREVYSFATREVPEALQAALETAQVTADDVDYYLLHQANARIVSSIAKRFGQPISKFPTNMVSNGNTSAASIGILLDELIESNTIHAGQTIAFAGFGGGLTVGAQIWKI, from the coding sequence ATGGAACAATTGAAAATCGTTGCTTCAGCACGTCAAATTCCAGGCCGACAAGTGACGAATCAAGAGCTCAGTACAATGATGGAAACCGATGATGAATGGATTTATACTCGGACAGGTATTCATCAGCGTAATGTCGTGACAACGGAGAACACTAGTGATTTGGCTACTGAAGTGGCAAAGAAAATATTGGCGAAAAGTGGTGTTTCACCAGAGAGCATTGACTTTATCATTGTTAGCACGATGTCACCAGACAGCTTATCGCCAAGCACAGCAGCAATTGTCCAGGCTAACATTGGTGCCACTAATGCATTCGCATTTGACTTAAGCGCAGCTTGTTCTGGTTTTGTTTATGGCTTAAGTGTCGCCTCGAGTTTGTTAATGTCACGCTATCAACGTGGATTAATTATTGGTGCAGAAGTGTTATCGAAATTAGTTGATTGGAAAGATCGAACTACGGCAGTTTTGTTTGGTGACGGCGCCGCAGGGGTACTTGTCGAGCGGACACAGGATAATGTTGGACTTTTAGGTGAAGAACTTAGAACTTTTGGTGCAAAGGGTGACAATTTAGTAGCTGGTAGGTTTGCGAATACAAACCCATTTTCAGAAAATATTAGCCCGTTAGATCCTTACTTTCATCAAAATGGTCGGGAAGTATATAGTTTTGCAACGCGTGAGGTTCCCGAAGCGCTTCAAGCAGCTTTAGAGACAGCTCAAGTTACGGCTGACGATGTTGATTATTATCTATTACATCAGGCGAACGCACGTATTGTATCTTCCATTGCTAAGCGGTTTGGGCAGCCTATATCTAAGTTCCCAACCAACATGGTTTCAAATGGCAACACTAGTGCAGCAAGTATCGGTATTTTATTAGATGAATTGATAGAGTCTAATACAATTCATGCTGGTCAAACGATTGCCTTTGCAGGTTTTGGTGGTGGCTTAACTGTCGGCGCACAAATTTGGAAAATTTAA
- the fabZ gene encoding 3-hydroxyacyl-ACP dehydratase FabZ: MPVLTTTEIMDLIPNRYPILYMDYVEEMVPDESIVAVKNVTINEQFFQGHFPGNPVMPGVLIIESLAQAASILILSSPQFQGKTAYMTGIDNAKFKKMVKPGDVLKLHVTFGKLRANMGSVLVEAKVDGKTATSAELMFVVAPDEKDE; the protein is encoded by the coding sequence ATGCCAGTTCTTACAACAACAGAAATTATGGACTTAATTCCCAATCGTTATCCTATTCTTTATATGGATTACGTGGAAGAAATGGTCCCAGATGAATCAATAGTCGCTGTCAAAAATGTGACCATTAACGAACAGTTTTTCCAAGGACACTTCCCTGGAAATCCAGTGATGCCAGGTGTTTTAATCATTGAATCACTAGCTCAAGCAGCATCGATTTTGATTTTGTCATCACCGCAATTTCAAGGTAAAACAGCTTACATGACAGGAATCGATAACGCTAAATTTAAAAAAATGGTTAAACCAGGCGATGTATTGAAGTTACATGTCACATTTGGTAAGCTACGTGCTAACATGGGTAGTGTGTTAGTTGAAGCCAAAGTCGATGGTAAAACAGCTACATCAGCCGAGTTGATGTTCGTTGTGGCGCCAGATGAAAAAGATGAATGA
- the fabF gene encoding beta-ketoacyl-ACP synthase II: protein MTRVVITGLGAVTPLGNDTQSFLDGIFNEKIGIKPITKFDASETGITVAGQVDGFDPAARVGKRDARKMDLFSQYAVDAADQALTNAGLKAEEGAEAPTTVADATRFGVILGNGIGGLTTIQDQVIKMHDKGPQRVSPLFVPESIPNMVSGNVSLRFGAKGINSTIVTACASATNAIGEAFWRIQSGKADVMLTGGAEATVNEIGIAGFAALTALSKEEDPTQASKPFDKNRHGFVLGEGSGILVIESLEHAQARGAHILAELVGYGASSDAYHMTSPSPDGEGAARAIRDALNDANLEANQISYINAHGTATGANDSGEAHAIATVFGENTVPVSSTKGMTGHLLGAAGAIEALISVGSLTRGELPVNVGLDEQDEDTKVVNLVDQENKHQAPEYVMSANYGFGGHNAVIVFKKWHEGV from the coding sequence ATGACACGCGTAGTAATTACAGGACTTGGCGCAGTAACGCCATTAGGAAACGATACACAGTCTTTCTTGGACGGTATTTTCAATGAAAAAATTGGTATTAAACCAATTACAAAGTTTGACGCATCAGAGACGGGCATCACCGTGGCAGGGCAGGTTGATGGTTTTGATCCCGCAGCTCGTGTTGGTAAGCGTGATGCACGCAAAATGGATTTGTTTTCACAGTATGCGGTTGATGCTGCAGATCAGGCTTTGACTAATGCTGGATTAAAGGCAGAGGAAGGTGCTGAAGCACCAACCACTGTTGCTGATGCTACTCGATTCGGTGTGATTTTGGGCAATGGTATTGGTGGTTTGACTACTATCCAAGATCAAGTAATCAAGATGCATGATAAAGGGCCACAACGTGTTAGTCCATTGTTTGTGCCTGAATCAATTCCCAACATGGTATCAGGAAATGTTTCGTTACGTTTTGGTGCAAAGGGCATTAATTCAACAATCGTTACAGCTTGTGCTTCAGCAACAAATGCGATTGGTGAAGCGTTCTGGCGCATTCAATCTGGTAAAGCCGATGTCATGTTAACTGGTGGTGCAGAAGCAACAGTTAACGAAATTGGTATTGCTGGTTTCGCAGCCTTAACTGCGTTATCAAAGGAAGAAGATCCAACACAAGCTTCAAAGCCTTTTGATAAGAATCGTCATGGATTTGTTTTGGGTGAAGGTTCAGGAATTTTGGTTATTGAAAGCCTAGAACATGCCCAAGCACGTGGTGCTCATATTCTTGCGGAATTAGTTGGTTATGGTGCATCATCCGATGCATATCATATGACGTCACCATCCCCAGATGGTGAGGGTGCTGCACGCGCAATTCGTGATGCATTAAATGACGCTAATTTGGAAGCAAACCAAATTTCATACATTAATGCTCACGGAACAGCAACAGGAGCCAATGATTCGGGTGAAGCGCATGCTATTGCCACTGTGTTTGGGGAAAATACAGTACCTGTTTCTTCAACAAAAGGGATGACGGGTCACTTGCTTGGTGCTGCAGGTGCTATTGAAGCTTTGATTTCTGTGGGTTCTTTGACACGTGGTGAATTGCCAGTAAACGTCGGTCTTGATGAACAAGACGAGGACACTAAGGTAGTTAATTTAGTTGATCAAGAAAACAAGCATCAAGCACCTGAGTATGTAATGAGTGCTAATTATGGTTTTGGTGGTCACAACGCTGTCATTGTATTTAAGAAATGGCATGAAGGAGTGTAA
- a CDS encoding MarR family winged helix-turn-helix transcriptional regulator produces MNEATTTDFEQINTELVGVFNNVMWIEEAALKRSYFSDITLKDMHTIEAISMYDEKSASQVAKIIHLTPSSMTAAIDKLVEKGYVERRRSSKDRRVVRLGLTHKGRVVYRAHQEFHRDLTHNLVKNMSPNDVSIVKQAIHNLVSYLAQIINH; encoded by the coding sequence ATGAATGAAGCAACTACAACTGATTTTGAACAAATAAATACTGAACTGGTTGGTGTATTTAATAATGTCATGTGGATAGAAGAAGCTGCTTTAAAACGCAGTTACTTCTCTGATATAACCTTAAAAGACATGCACACTATTGAAGCGATTTCAATGTATGATGAAAAAAGTGCTTCACAGGTAGCAAAAATTATTCATCTGACACCAAGTTCTATGACAGCAGCCATTGATAAATTGGTTGAAAAGGGTTATGTTGAGCGACGTCGTTCCAGTAAAGACAGGCGTGTGGTACGATTAGGCTTAACGCATAAGGGGCGTGTTGTTTATCGCGCTCATCAAGAATTCCACAGGGATTTAACACACAATCTGGTAAAAAATATGTCACCAAACGATGTGAGCATTGTCAAACAAGCGATCCATAATTTGGTTAGCTATTTAGCACAGATAATTAATCATTAA
- a CDS encoding ACP S-malonyltransferase gives MKIGLLFSGQGAQQAGMGTDLYEALPEYKSTIDRASEVLGYDLSDVMKDADKIAQTQYAQPAILSMSNAIVNALGSALQHPIAALGLSLGEYSALTAAGAMNFEQAVAIIKDRGQYMQTVGDANPGKMAAIMGEDQKLIEAVLAQLQAKGKQVFPANYNTFAQLVIGGIAADVDEATAALTAAGIKRTIDLPVSGAFHTPLLKDAAVQLSERLATEEFADVNYPVYSNTTSEPFIIADLHETLTKQIVSPTYFAQAMKKMLDAGVDTFIEVGPSDTLIKFAKKIAPKDVKRYAIKDLESFNEVKELLTAEEV, from the coding sequence ATGAAAATTGGATTATTGTTCAGCGGGCAAGGCGCACAGCAAGCCGGTATGGGCACAGATTTATATGAAGCACTTCCTGAATATAAATCAACAATTGATCGAGCTTCTGAAGTTTTAGGATATGATTTATCTGACGTGATGAAGGATGCTGATAAAATTGCACAAACGCAATATGCACAACCTGCTATCTTATCTATGAGTAATGCCATTGTGAATGCTTTGGGTAGTGCGTTGCAACATCCAATTGCGGCTTTGGGATTGAGTTTAGGCGAGTATTCGGCGTTGACTGCAGCTGGGGCAATGAACTTTGAACAAGCTGTTGCTATTATCAAAGATCGTGGGCAATATATGCAAACGGTTGGAGACGCAAATCCTGGTAAGATGGCGGCAATTATGGGCGAAGATCAAAAGCTCATTGAAGCTGTTTTAGCTCAACTGCAGGCCAAAGGGAAGCAAGTTTTCCCAGCAAACTATAATACGTTTGCCCAACTGGTCATTGGCGGAATTGCTGCTGATGTTGACGAGGCCACAGCGGCATTAACGGCGGCTGGCATCAAGCGTACGATTGATTTACCGGTCTCTGGTGCATTCCACACTCCATTATTGAAAGATGCTGCTGTTCAGTTATCTGAGCGGTTGGCAACTGAAGAATTTGCGGATGTGAATTATCCTGTTTATTCCAATACAACAAGTGAACCGTTTATTATCGCGGATCTCCATGAAACGTTGACTAAACAAATTGTATCGCCAACATATTTTGCGCAAGCGATGAAAAAAATGTTAGATGCAGGTGTTGACACATTTATTGAAGTTGGTCCTTCGGATACATTGATTAAGTTTGCTAAAAAAATTGCTCCTAAGGATGTGAAACGATACGCTATTAAAGATTTAGAAAGCTTTAATGAAGTAAAAGAATTGCTCACAGCAGAAGAGGTATAA
- the bioD gene encoding dethiobiotin synthase, producing MKNKGYFITGTDTEIGKTFVTAELARYFNKHNQDIGVFKPLMSGTRRENPHSDAYILKAGAKVLDSLEEINPFQWDEALAPALAQKRAKTGYTLDDVLKKYNILAQKHKGMLVEGAGGITVPYGDDFTVTDLACALNLPLIIVAPNKLGVINHIILTIEFARNHDLTIAGIIFNGVKHRGVVEDTNLTLLKEMTDVPIIGELPWITHQLIAEIPLEKYLNIKLLM from the coding sequence ATGAAGAATAAGGGCTATTTTATTACAGGAACTGATACGGAAATTGGTAAAACCTTTGTAACGGCTGAATTGGCACGTTATTTCAATAAACATAATCAAGATATTGGTGTCTTTAAGCCTTTGATGAGTGGTACACGCAGAGAAAATCCTCATAGCGATGCCTATATTTTAAAAGCCGGTGCAAAAGTTTTGGATAGTTTAGAAGAAATTAATCCTTTTCAATGGGATGAAGCGCTCGCACCAGCCTTAGCTCAAAAGCGCGCAAAAACAGGCTATACATTAGATGATGTATTGAAGAAATATAATATATTAGCTCAGAAACACAAAGGCATGTTGGTTGAAGGAGCAGGCGGCATTACAGTACCATACGGAGATGATTTTACCGTCACAGATTTGGCGTGTGCGTTGAATTTACCGTTGATTATTGTGGCGCCAAACAAACTGGGTGTGATTAATCATATTATATTAACCATTGAATTTGCTAGAAATCACGATCTAACCATAGCAGGGATAATTTTTAATGGTGTCAAGCACAGAGGTGTGGTAGAAGATACGAATTTAACACTATTAAAAGAGATGACTGATGTACCAATAATTGGTGAATTGCCATGGATAACCCATCAGTTAATCGCAGAAATACCTTTGGAAAAGTACTTGAATATAAAACTATTAATGTGA
- a CDS encoding metallophosphoesterase, whose amino-acid sequence MKVAFSSDNHFDLNKINVERAMRAQALYLLNKNVNVYVIAGDLFNDFKQSLAFARNMQDLVKNKLTIRFLAGNHDMGKNVTYEELESDIDELYFHNKYIDLTDDIRLIGNNGWYDYSFVGNDYTEEEIQSFKNSFWYDRRIKQPITDKERFNINLKQIKDQLLAAGNKQTIVVSHFVPREDYIKRFPNGNTRLDIANAFLGSSKIGQIVDQSYTIATITGHLHLHPAPLKFGNNVYYNAAVGYSTERVHEWSSDDFLTEWQKRLVVLEF is encoded by the coding sequence GTGAAAGTTGCATTTTCATCTGATAATCATTTTGATTTAAATAAAATTAATGTTGAACGCGCTATGCGGGCACAAGCTCTCTATTTGTTGAACAAAAATGTGAACGTTTACGTTATTGCTGGCGATTTGTTTAATGACTTTAAGCAATCTTTAGCATTTGCGCGTAATATGCAAGACTTAGTAAAAAACAAATTAACTATTCGTTTTTTGGCTGGGAATCATGATATGGGTAAAAATGTTACATATGAAGAACTTGAAAGTGATATCGACGAGTTGTATTTTCATAACAAGTATATTGACTTAACTGATGATATTCGGCTTATTGGCAACAATGGTTGGTATGATTATAGTTTCGTCGGTAATGATTATACAGAGGAAGAAATTCAATCGTTTAAAAATAGCTTCTGGTATGACCGACGTATTAAGCAACCAATAACTGATAAAGAACGTTTTAATATTAACCTAAAACAAATTAAGGATCAGCTCTTGGCTGCGGGTAACAAACAGACTATAGTTGTGAGCCATTTTGTGCCACGTGAAGATTATATTAAACGTTTTCCAAATGGGAACACGCGATTAGATATAGCAAATGCGTTCCTTGGCAGTTCGAAAATTGGTCAGATTGTTGATCAATCATATACCATCGCAACAATTACAGGACATTTGCATTTGCATCCCGCACCGTTAAAGTTTGGTAACAATGTTTATTATAATGCTGCGGTGGGTTATAGTACTGAACGTGTTCACGAATGGTCAAGTGATGATTTTCTAACAGAATGGCAAAAAAGACTAGTTGTACTTGAATTTTAA
- the accB gene encoding acetyl-CoA carboxylase biotin carboxyl carrier protein, whose amino-acid sequence MSLNIEEIRGLIADLENSSLREFKVVDGEFSLHLSKNKNEAVVNAPVQTPVAAPAAATSEQAQVAAEPETPKTGTEIVAPMVGTVYLQPKPDAPMFKQVGDKVSVGETVAVIEAMKLMTEIHSEVSGTVAEILVANEEVVDYNKPLYRITTD is encoded by the coding sequence ATGAGTTTAAATATTGAGGAAATTCGTGGATTAATTGCTGATCTAGAGAACAGTTCTTTACGCGAATTCAAAGTTGTTGATGGCGAATTCAGTTTGCATTTATCAAAGAACAAAAATGAAGCAGTCGTGAACGCGCCAGTTCAAACTCCAGTTGCTGCTCCTGCCGCTGCTACATCAGAGCAAGCTCAAGTAGCTGCAGAACCTGAAACACCTAAAACAGGAACCGAAATTGTTGCTCCTATGGTTGGAACAGTATATTTGCAACCAAAACCTGATGCACCAATGTTCAAACAAGTTGGTGATAAAGTCTCAGTGGGAGAAACAGTTGCTGTTATTGAAGCGATGAAATTAATGACAGAAATTCATAGTGAAGTCAGTGGAACGGTAGCTGAAATACTAGTTGCTAACGAAGAAGTAGTGGACTACAATAAGCCACTCTATAGAATAACAACAGATTAA